A portion of the Glycine max cultivar Williams 82 chromosome 10, Glycine_max_v4.0, whole genome shotgun sequence genome contains these proteins:
- the LOC100305671 gene encoding 60S ribosomal protein L35-like, translated as MARIKVYELRQKTKADLLNQLKDLKAELALLRVAKVTGGAPNKLSKIKVVRLNIAQVLTVISQKQKAALRDAYKNKKYLPLDLRPKKTRAIRRRLTKHQASLKTEREKKKELYFPLRKYAIKV; from the exons ATGG CGAGGATCAAGGTTTACGAGCTGAGGCAGAAGACGAAGGCTGATCTGTTGAATCAGCTGAAGGACCTCAAGGCCGAGCTTGCCTTGCTTCGTGTTGCTAAGGTCACCGGCGGTGCACCTAACAAGCTCTCTAAGAT CAAGGTGGTGAGGTTGAACATTGCCCAGGTTTTGACGGTGATTTCTCAGAAGCAGAAGGCCGCGTTGAGGGATGCCTACAAGAACAAGAAGTACTTGCCTCTCGATCTCCGCCCTAAGAAGACCAGGGCCATTCGCAGGAGGCTTACTAAGCACCAG GCATCATTGAAGACAGagagggagaagaagaaagagttaTATTTCCCACTGAGGAAATATGCTATCAAGGTGTAA